From a single Thermogemmatispora onikobensis genomic region:
- a CDS encoding tRNA-guanine transglycosylase, with translation MHKYEGEDGKNMTTVGFRGCRERGPRSGCFRLSEGDLETPTLFPVASLITGTTPRGGGIWKYVLQAHPHGLLRQQRPIMTQVLHFLDFSIRPKWLAFWRQRPLREHYQAAFPELHYRAPLFCDSGGFRLLWNSQLDLSRYGLEATPQTILHLQQDFGASLLATLDYPLPSGLVRAEAEARMARSLANVGITLRLLAEQSGPPPFVYAAVHGQTPDDLRHAVQRVFALREAEGLQRIPLGIAIGSLVPLRLRGAEKLLTIIDLVQAAIEGIPAAERPTTPVHLFGVTGTLIPLLAYLGVDTFDSSTYVQMARSLRYHDPVRHHFVPVLELQEWTCSCPVCQTSSLAELQAGLTSLTPAGRPLENGSYKSRYYAEVALHNLEQDLRLVEEVRQAVAADALADFLLRWVEGHERLREALARLQQRDERLRRLGSRRSFGGTSQPSLPAGTGGRRAVSLAYTPEAFNIVSNGYAPPVDKRLLLVLPCSGEKPYSQSRTHRYVRERLQAALGEQLHGIHWVTLSGLYGPVPEEWEQAPEVLGYDFRLEGSNQQQIELVAGRLTRYLERWGEHYVACLGYATSRAYRQAMELAARRTGRLEVLPCKPKARRLTAFFRREYLEELVASILIQLEQADG, from the coding sequence TTGCACAAATATGAGGGTGAAGATGGGAAGAATATGACCACTGTGGGATTCCGCGGCTGCCGCGAGAGGGGTCCGCGTTCTGGATGTTTTCGACTCAGCGAAGGAGATCTGGAGACGCCGACACTCTTTCCTGTTGCCTCCCTGATCACAGGCACCACGCCGCGCGGAGGAGGAATCTGGAAATATGTGCTGCAGGCTCATCCACATGGGCTGCTGCGCCAGCAGAGGCCCATCATGACCCAGGTCCTCCACTTCCTTGATTTTTCCATTCGCCCCAAGTGGCTGGCTTTTTGGCGGCAGCGCCCCTTGCGCGAGCACTATCAGGCCGCCTTTCCTGAGCTGCACTATCGGGCGCCTCTCTTCTGTGACTCTGGAGGCTTCCGGCTGCTGTGGAACAGCCAGCTGGACCTCTCGCGCTATGGACTGGAGGCCACGCCGCAGACCATTCTTCACCTGCAGCAGGATTTCGGGGCCAGTCTCCTTGCCACCCTCGATTATCCGCTCCCATCCGGGCTGGTGCGCGCAGAGGCCGAGGCGCGTATGGCGCGCAGTCTGGCCAATGTGGGGATCACCCTGCGCCTGCTGGCGGAGCAGTCTGGCCCTCCCCCGTTCGTGTATGCGGCGGTCCATGGGCAGACCCCCGACGACCTGCGCCACGCGGTGCAGCGCGTCTTTGCGCTGCGCGAGGCCGAGGGACTGCAGCGCATCCCGCTGGGGATTGCCATCGGTTCGCTGGTGCCGTTGCGCCTGCGGGGGGCCGAGAAGCTGCTGACCATCATCGACCTGGTGCAGGCCGCCATCGAGGGCATTCCGGCAGCCGAGCGGCCCACGACCCCGGTGCACCTGTTTGGGGTCACAGGCACGCTCATCCCGCTGCTCGCCTATCTTGGAGTGGATACCTTTGACTCCAGTACCTACGTGCAGATGGCGCGCAGCCTGCGCTATCACGATCCAGTCAGGCACCACTTTGTGCCGGTCCTGGAGTTGCAAGAGTGGACCTGTAGCTGCCCGGTGTGTCAGACCAGCTCGCTCGCGGAGCTGCAGGCGGGGCTGACATCCCTCACCCCAGCGGGTCGCCCATTAGAGAACGGGTCCTATAAGAGCCGCTATTATGCCGAGGTGGCGCTGCACAATCTCGAGCAAGATCTCCGCCTGGTGGAGGAGGTGCGCCAGGCGGTGGCAGCAGACGCCCTGGCGGACTTTCTGCTGCGCTGGGTGGAGGGGCATGAGCGCCTCCGAGAGGCTCTGGCCCGGCTTCAGCAGCGAGACGAGCGCTTGCGCCGGCTCGGCTCGAGGCGTTCGTTTGGTGGGACCAGTCAGCCCAGCTTGCCAGCGGGGACCGGTGGCCGTCGGGCCGTCTCCCTGGCCTACACCCCCGAGGCATTCAACATCGTCAGCAATGGCTATGCTCCCCCGGTGGACAAGCGCCTGTTGCTGGTGTTGCCCTGCTCGGGAGAGAAACCCTATTCGCAGTCGCGCACGCACCGCTACGTCAGAGAGCGGCTGCAGGCGGCACTTGGTGAGCAGCTGCACGGCATTCACTGGGTGACGCTCTCGGGCCTGTATGGGCCGGTGCCCGAGGAGTGGGAGCAGGCCCCAGAAGTGCTGGGTTACGACTTCCGGTTGGAGGGAAGCAACCAGCAGCAAATCGAGCTCGTTGCCGGGCGGCTGACTCGCTATCTGGAGCGCTGGGGAGAGCACTACGTGGCCTGCCTGGGGTATGCGACGAGTCGAGCTTACCGGCAGGCGATGGAGCTGGCGGCGCGCCGCACGGGCCGGCTGGAGGTGCTGCCCTGCAAACCGAAAGCCCGTCGACTGACCGCCTTCTTTCGCCGGGAGTATCTGGAGGAGCTCGTTGCTTCCATTCTCATACAGCTCGAACAGGCAGACGGCTAG
- a CDS encoding LacI family DNA-binding transcriptional regulator — MTTQEQHMASAGPNEPRQPEGQPSRVLPELNTVRPTIAEIARRAGVNKSTVSRALRNDPSIPQATRQRIQDLAAQLNYVPNASARHLNHARTDTIALVSRALNLDTGAGSADPFLVELLAGIADEAASHHLDVLLVRAEEGERELGVYQRILGGRHADGVILTDLRPNDHRLAYLCRHRYPHVLFGRSAEDLAEARLYPYPWAEVDNRSGARIGTEHLISLGHRRIAFIGGGDTYHWERDRRAGYREALAGANLAYDPRLCIPSGISQKDGYLLTQQLLSWEEPPTAIFAISDVLAVGVMRAALDAGVQVGPTFSVIGFDGLGLGSYLTPPLTTLRQPINEVGRILVHLLCAVLRGTPPEEPHVFLQPELIVRASTRGY, encoded by the coding sequence ATGACCACACAAGAGCAGCACATGGCAAGCGCCGGCCCGAACGAGCCGCGGCAGCCAGAGGGGCAGCCCAGTCGGGTGCTTCCCGAGCTGAACACTGTGCGGCCCACCATCGCGGAGATCGCCCGGCGGGCGGGCGTCAACAAATCGACCGTCTCGCGCGCGCTGCGCAACGACCCTTCGATTCCGCAGGCCACGCGCCAGCGCATCCAGGACCTGGCTGCGCAGCTCAACTACGTACCCAATGCCAGTGCCCGGCACCTCAACCACGCGCGCACTGACACCATTGCCCTGGTCTCGCGCGCCCTCAACCTGGACACAGGTGCAGGAAGTGCTGATCCCTTCCTGGTTGAGCTGCTCGCTGGCATCGCCGATGAGGCCGCCAGCCATCATCTCGACGTCCTCCTGGTGCGAGCTGAGGAGGGAGAACGCGAGCTAGGCGTCTATCAGCGCATCCTTGGCGGACGGCACGCCGACGGCGTGATTCTGACTGACCTGCGACCGAATGATCATCGCCTCGCCTACCTCTGCCGTCACCGCTATCCCCACGTGCTTTTCGGTCGCTCCGCCGAAGATCTGGCCGAGGCCCGTCTCTATCCCTATCCCTGGGCCGAAGTCGACAACCGCAGCGGGGCCAGAATCGGCACAGAGCATCTTATCAGCTTAGGCCATCGGCGCATTGCCTTCATCGGAGGTGGCGACACCTACCACTGGGAGCGCGATCGGCGCGCCGGCTACCGTGAGGCCCTGGCAGGGGCCAATCTGGCCTACGATCCACGCCTGTGTATTCCAAGCGGCATCTCCCAGAAAGACGGCTATCTTCTCACCCAGCAACTACTCTCCTGGGAAGAGCCACCAACAGCGATCTTTGCCATCAGCGATGTACTTGCCGTCGGGGTAATGCGGGCCGCCCTTGATGCCGGGGTCCAGGTTGGACCCACCTTCTCAGTCATCGGTTTCGACGGTCTTGGGCTTGGCTCGTATCTCACCCCCCCACTCACGACCTTGCGCCAGCCCATCAACGAGGTGGGGCGCATTCTGGTGCACCTACTGTGCGCCGTTCTGCGCGGTACCCCGCCAGAAGAGCCCCACGTCTTTCTACAGCCCGAGCTGATTGTGCGCGCCTCGACGCGCGGTTACTAA
- a CDS encoding alpha/beta fold hydrolase, with amino-acid sequence MTEADRTGDRIERTIEVQGIATHLFEAGPPTAPPLLYLHGTHLGNLWLDYHRLLAQRFHLFAPDIPGFGLSERPDWMHDMSDYVLYFRDLMAALGLERAALVGHSLGGWMAAEIAVWYPERVSRLVLSNAAGLRVKGVPIADIFALSPQQLLETCFENLMAAAPLIPREINTDYFVRLYAERTALAALAWNPHYDPKLALRLQRLSCPTLIVWGARDRLIPPAYGQEWQRLIPGAQLIMLEGTGHMPMFEQAQQWAAHISSFLAEPRQ; translated from the coding sequence ATGACCGAAGCCGATCGCACTGGCGACCGGATTGAGCGCACCATTGAAGTGCAAGGGATAGCCACCCATCTCTTCGAAGCCGGTCCTCCCACAGCCCCGCCGCTGCTCTACCTGCACGGCACCCATCTTGGCAATCTCTGGCTCGACTACCATCGGCTACTGGCCCAGCGATTCCACCTCTTTGCCCCCGACATCCCTGGTTTTGGCCTCAGCGAGCGGCCAGACTGGATGCACGATATGAGCGATTACGTGCTGTACTTCCGCGATCTCATGGCGGCCCTGGGTCTTGAGCGTGCCGCCCTGGTTGGGCACTCACTTGGAGGCTGGATGGCCGCCGAAATCGCCGTCTGGTATCCCGAGCGCGTCAGTCGGCTGGTTCTCTCCAACGCTGCGGGTCTGCGTGTCAAAGGGGTGCCGATCGCCGACATCTTTGCCCTGAGTCCTCAGCAGCTGTTAGAGACTTGCTTTGAGAATCTCATGGCCGCTGCGCCGCTGATTCCGCGTGAGATCAACACCGACTACTTTGTCCGCCTCTATGCCGAGCGCACCGCCCTGGCCGCCCTGGCCTGGAATCCTCACTACGATCCGAAGCTGGCGCTGCGTCTCCAGCGGCTGAGCTGCCCCACACTGATTGTGTGGGGAGCGCGCGATCGTCTGATTCCACCTGCCTATGGCCAGGAGTGGCAGCGTCTCATTCCCGGTGCGCAGCTAATCATGCTGGAAGGGACTGGCCACATGCCCATGTTCGAGCAGGCCCAGCAATGGGCTGCGCACATCTCCTCATTTCTCGCGGAGCCACGGCAGTAG
- a CDS encoding LLM class flavin-dependent oxidoreductase, protein MSRPRLTFHYFHLMPWPDLPPDFDEKYDSAWVTLPNSIYDPEKGHALYNRYFDELERADKLGWDSVCVNEHHQNAYGTMPSPNIMAAVLTQRIKRARIGIIGNALPLHDDPLRVAEEIAMLDVISGGRIISGFVRGTGMEYFSYNINPTLSRERMNEAHDLIIQAWTRPGPFSFEGEHYNYRYVNIWPRPLQKPHPPIWMPGTASLETIDFAAAHRYPYMTVFMPMEQRKRAYELYRRLAEEKYGYEAQPEQLAFCVPIAIAETDDLAMKEGERYMMWLFQKAMKVPTEFFMPPGYMSLRSIRAAIENRASFGFGDTTFRELVEQGVVIAGSPATVIEKLSYYTEVLHAGMLVTGGCTDGMPDYLVLKHQEMMAKEVMPYFRQQEPPPAPRPAEIHSEQA, encoded by the coding sequence ATGAGCCGCCCTCGACTCACTTTTCACTACTTCCATCTCATGCCCTGGCCTGATCTACCACCCGACTTTGACGAAAAGTACGACTCGGCCTGGGTGACGCTGCCCAACAGCATCTATGATCCCGAGAAGGGTCACGCTCTCTACAACCGCTACTTTGACGAGCTAGAGCGGGCCGACAAACTGGGTTGGGACAGCGTTTGCGTCAACGAGCATCATCAGAATGCCTACGGTACGATGCCCTCACCCAACATCATGGCTGCTGTGCTGACCCAGCGCATTAAGCGGGCCCGGATCGGCATCATCGGCAATGCCTTGCCGCTGCACGACGATCCGCTGCGCGTGGCGGAAGAGATCGCCATGCTGGATGTCATCAGCGGTGGGCGCATCATCTCCGGCTTTGTGCGTGGCACCGGCATGGAATACTTCAGCTACAACATTAATCCCACTCTCAGCCGCGAGCGCATGAACGAGGCGCACGATCTCATCATCCAGGCCTGGACGCGGCCCGGCCCTTTCAGCTTCGAGGGCGAGCACTACAACTATCGCTACGTCAACATCTGGCCTCGGCCCTTGCAGAAGCCGCATCCGCCGATTTGGATGCCGGGCACCGCCAGCCTGGAGACCATCGACTTTGCCGCTGCCCATCGCTATCCCTATATGACCGTCTTCATGCCAATGGAGCAGCGCAAGCGCGCCTATGAATTGTATCGCCGCCTGGCTGAGGAGAAATATGGCTACGAGGCTCAGCCCGAACAGCTTGCCTTTTGCGTACCTATTGCCATCGCCGAGACCGACGACCTGGCCATGAAAGAGGGTGAGCGCTACATGATGTGGCTCTTCCAGAAGGCCATGAAGGTCCCGACGGAGTTCTTCATGCCGCCAGGCTACATGAGCCTGCGCAGCATTCGGGCCGCCATTGAGAACCGGGCCAGTTTTGGCTTTGGTGACACGACCTTCAGGGAGCTGGTGGAGCAGGGGGTGGTCATTGCTGGCAGCCCGGCGACCGTTATCGAGAAGCTGAGCTACTACACGGAGGTATTGCATGCTGGCATGCTGGTCACTGGGGGCTGTACTGACGGCATGCCTGATTACCTGGTGCTCAAGCATCAGGAGATGATGGCCAAAGAAGTGATGCCTTACTTCCGGCAACAGGAGCCACCGCCAGCGCCACGACCGGCTGAGATCCACAGTGAGCAAGCCTGA
- a CDS encoding DEAD/DEAH box helicase has translation MSPYEEMRDLLQDMMRDIITARDFPPPNLLWERYHQRIEPLCKREELREEFVALGGDILLPRAIELVRLLKQLRQRFDALGPSRSLVEHMRMEALVRRRPPRLLRLEDLPGELEMIARLLRPSEEEQQHQDSSTAAREGELRVSTFQVEGWKKALEVIRHRQGMVITAPTGSGKTEVFLLPIIYEITRQLAEEVPANQVPRFVLLYPRVTLLKDQLERALRYVYRAELEISLKSLWGGAVPPKGKRITIGFQFGGVGPDPESALENSEIFEGYTFRYIDKCVICKKGHYELDPKKYNNRKNTLLKCNSCGANFHISIGRNYHADLMPHLLITTAESFDQISIYPLEKFENYIKSIAGIVLDEAHVYHSIYGSHIHHMLRRLEELRDGQALAKLAASATILEPERFAANLFYGGKSDQLVVHKAEDDSSVPTGLELLYVLQKPEERVEASSLLIQTVMAVGHALLRGEGRSTVFCDSLDMVGRFRAQISDAEEQRRLWSFRCNLEQLCFNQRRCPRTAPASCRIYEQGECWRGLPAGGQCTSELPDLHIQPLKIVEVTSKAKAAHYDEDIILATAAFEIGVDDSRIQAVIQYLIPHTLFSFIQRRGRAGRGWRSTAYSMLVLDTSPISHFYLRHYRRLIEGSYELPLKTDNPVISSIHGIISRKRKELAAYTSLHKVEKGLLQWIWDNISNCGIINQYYKNDITKYSDASLEEKLKFLKKWININKVDLEYKLGIKSLIDHVEDEICTLEETARLSLDFLKQEDSSSEEISRHFLKMNDYLSHLLYSTKDRHTIERISYIISRMADLWKNVADNGIKNFSDVERLYKFFFKLEELFKDKRILRYPPEAMKIVLQASFYLHLDDISDNACNYRVEYLLPEGYFLATKPILVNASLVRGEGVEPETKVELENIGVLANALTPYRTLYRYYARHISTIDVVPLPERSSDHEITIRLRGAEGLHHAEFFAPYKVSVRTLETDKQGQQVVKMCENCRMIYSISRTRHCCDSQLRYVTLQASPVIKRSYTVGPAERRLTFSLSLLKTMKGVTIVEGAEVSARRMLPEANGHYVPQKRPPLSFLARYEIPLRYDLTTDGIRWQLQNLVTTLLTDQQLHQELGQIKVQGQPKHLDSELILHTAAHMLYKTIATMSGVNEQALEYWYDVQRCEVVVWEGYEGGAGLSEVFAHALKTRPREVYQALLASVLCPINLAEDPQQPMEQGWREEFARSWLLSIGPMEPLAQTFSGQVVIDQIADEAEWTRQYGGDQLAEDESSKLSCHAHDGCPVCIYVTTCCRGRYRQAPYVSRRVGEALVRQLLRRTSRSEVDQLHAEAASLGLETVACWPLDRQEQEWALFLL, from the coding sequence ATGTCCCCCTATGAGGAGATGCGGGACCTGCTTCAGGATATGATGCGAGATATCATAACCGCTCGCGATTTTCCCCCGCCAAACTTGCTCTGGGAACGCTATCATCAGCGTATAGAGCCTCTCTGTAAGAGGGAAGAGCTGAGGGAGGAATTCGTTGCTCTGGGAGGAGACATCCTTTTGCCTCGGGCGATAGAACTTGTTCGCCTTCTGAAGCAGCTCCGACAGCGCTTCGATGCGTTGGGGCCGTCGAGATCACTGGTGGAGCATATGCGTATGGAAGCGCTGGTAAGGCGGCGACCGCCGCGCCTTCTTCGCCTGGAAGATCTGCCAGGAGAGCTTGAGATGATTGCTCGACTCTTGAGGCCCAGTGAAGAGGAGCAGCAGCATCAGGACAGTAGCACCGCTGCTAGAGAGGGGGAACTCCGTGTCTCTACTTTCCAAGTCGAGGGCTGGAAAAAAGCGCTGGAAGTCATCCGCCATCGTCAGGGTATGGTGATTACTGCTCCCACAGGGAGCGGTAAAACTGAGGTTTTCTTGCTGCCTATTATCTATGAGATTACTCGCCAATTGGCGGAAGAAGTACCTGCCAATCAGGTGCCGCGCTTCGTTCTGCTCTATCCGCGAGTCACCTTGCTGAAGGACCAACTGGAGCGGGCCCTGCGCTATGTGTATCGCGCCGAGTTGGAAATAAGCCTAAAGAGCCTCTGGGGTGGGGCTGTCCCTCCTAAAGGGAAACGTATCACGATAGGTTTCCAGTTTGGTGGGGTGGGACCAGACCCCGAGTCTGCCCTTGAAAACAGTGAGATCTTTGAAGGTTATACATTCAGATATATAGATAAATGTGTGATTTGTAAAAAAGGCCATTACGAATTAGATCCTAAAAAATACAATAACAGGAAGAATACGCTATTGAAATGTAATAGCTGTGGAGCAAATTTTCATATCTCTATTGGAAGGAACTATCATGCCGATCTGATGCCGCATCTGCTGATTACGACTGCTGAATCCTTTGATCAAATATCTATATATCCTCTAGAGAAGTTTGAGAACTACATCAAATCTATAGCTGGTATTGTACTTGATGAGGCTCACGTCTATCACTCAATCTACGGATCTCATATCCATCATATGCTGAGGCGCCTTGAGGAACTCAGAGATGGTCAAGCGCTTGCCAAGTTAGCAGCAAGTGCAACTATTCTTGAGCCTGAGAGGTTTGCCGCCAACTTATTCTATGGAGGGAAGTCTGACCAGCTTGTTGTGCATAAGGCTGAAGATGACAGCAGCGTACCGACAGGCCTTGAGCTACTCTATGTCTTGCAGAAGCCCGAAGAGCGGGTAGAGGCCTCCTCCTTACTGATTCAGACAGTGATGGCCGTGGGTCATGCCCTTCTCAGAGGAGAGGGGCGAAGCACCGTCTTCTGTGATTCCCTGGATATGGTCGGCAGATTCCGTGCGCAGATCAGCGATGCCGAGGAGCAGCGCCGGCTCTGGTCATTTCGCTGTAACCTGGAACAGCTCTGCTTCAACCAGCGTCGGTGTCCGCGTACAGCTCCAGCCTCTTGTCGCATCTATGAGCAGGGCGAGTGCTGGCGTGGCCTGCCTGCAGGCGGGCAGTGCACCAGCGAACTCCCTGATCTGCATATACAACCATTGAAAATAGTGGAAGTGACATCTAAGGCTAAAGCCGCTCATTACGACGAGGATATTATACTAGCTACGGCAGCTTTTGAAATTGGCGTTGATGATAGTCGTATTCAAGCTGTCATCCAGTATCTTATTCCTCACACTCTATTTTCCTTTATTCAGAGGCGTGGCCGAGCCGGTCGGGGCTGGCGCTCGACTGCCTATAGCATGCTGGTCTTGGATACCTCCCCGATTAGCCATTTCTACCTCCGCCATTACAGGCGGCTGATCGAGGGCAGCTACGAGCTGCCGCTGAAGACTGACAATCCTGTTATCTCCTCAATACATGGTATCATCTCAAGAAAGCGGAAGGAATTAGCTGCCTATACCTCTCTGCACAAGGTGGAGAAAGGATTGCTGCAATGGATCTGGGATAATATTAGTAATTGTGGTATAATTAATCAATATTATAAAAATGATATAACTAAATATAGTGACGCATCTTTAGAGGAAAAGTTGAAATTTTTGAAAAAGTGGATAAATATCAATAAAGTAGATTTGGAATATAAATTAGGGATAAAATCACTTATAGATCATGTAGAAGATGAAATATGCACACTGGAAGAAACTGCACGTTTGAGCCTGGATTTCCTAAAGCAAGAGGATTCCTCCTCTGAGGAGATCTCACGACATTTCCTCAAGATGAATGACTATCTGTCGCATCTTCTGTATAGTACTAAAGACAGACATACCATTGAAAGGATCTCATATATAATTAGTAGAATGGCTGATTTGTGGAAAAATGTTGCTGATAACGGAATAAAAAATTTTAGTGATGTAGAAAGGTTATACAAATTCTTTTTCAAACTAGAAGAGCTTTTTAAGGATAAGAGAATCCTTCGCTATCCACCTGAGGCTATGAAAATTGTGCTGCAGGCTAGCTTCTATCTCCACCTGGACGATATTAGTGACAACGCTTGCAATTACAGGGTGGAGTATCTCTTGCCAGAGGGTTATTTCTTGGCCACAAAGCCAATTCTTGTCAATGCCAGCCTGGTTAGAGGGGAGGGAGTAGAGCCCGAAACCAAGGTTGAGCTAGAGAACATCGGCGTACTTGCCAATGCGCTCACTCCTTACAGAACGCTCTATCGCTACTACGCTCGTCATATCTCAACCATAGACGTTGTCCCTCTCCCGGAGCGAAGTAGCGACCACGAAATCACCATTCGGCTTCGAGGGGCTGAGGGATTGCATCACGCCGAGTTTTTCGCGCCATATAAGGTCTCTGTAAGAACTTTAGAGACGGATAAGCAAGGGCAGCAAGTCGTTAAGATGTGCGAGAATTGTCGCATGATTTATAGTATCAGTCGTACACGCCACTGCTGTGACTCGCAGCTTCGTTACGTAACGTTGCAGGCATCTCCGGTGATAAAGCGCAGCTACACGGTTGGCCCAGCAGAGCGACGACTCACTTTCTCCCTCAGTCTTCTTAAGACCATGAAAGGCGTGACGATAGTCGAAGGGGCAGAGGTCTCCGCGCGTCGGATGCTTCCGGAAGCCAACGGGCACTATGTTCCGCAAAAGAGGCCACCGCTCTCCTTCCTGGCTCGCTATGAGATCCCCCTGCGCTACGACCTCACTACCGATGGGATTCGCTGGCAGCTTCAGAATCTCGTCACGACGCTACTCACTGATCAGCAGCTCCACCAGGAGCTTGGCCAGATCAAGGTACAGGGGCAGCCCAAGCATCTGGACAGCGAGCTGATTCTCCATACTGCTGCTCATATGCTCTACAAAACTATTGCTACTATGAGTGGCGTCAATGAGCAGGCACTGGAGTACTGGTATGATGTCCAGCGGTGTGAGGTAGTTGTCTGGGAAGGCTATGAGGGCGGTGCTGGACTCTCGGAGGTGTTTGCCCATGCCCTGAAAACGCGACCGAGGGAAGTCTATCAAGCCTTGCTGGCCTCTGTGCTTTGCCCGATTAACCTGGCAGAGGACCCCCAGCAGCCAATGGAGCAGGGCTGGCGTGAGGAGTTTGCGCGCAGCTGGCTGTTGTCCATTGGACCCATGGAACCCCTTGCCCAGACGTTCTCGGGGCAGGTGGTCATCGATCAGATTGCTGACGAGGCAGAATGGACCCGTCAGTATGGCGGCGACCAGCTTGCAGAGGACGAGAGTAGCAAACTCTCCTGCCACGCACACGATGGCTGTCCTGTCTGTATCTATGTCACAACTTGCTGCCGAGGACGTTACAGGCAAGCGCCATATGTCAGTCGCCGCGTGGGGGAGGCCCTCGTACGGCAGCTGCTACGCCGTACCTCGCGGAGCGAGGTTGATCAGCTACACGCTGAAGCAGCCAGTCTGGGACTGGAAACTGTGGCTTGCTGGCCACTGGATCGTCAAGAACAGGAGTGGGCGCTCTTCCTTCTCTAA
- a CDS encoding three-Cys-motif partner protein TcmP: MAPQSVIWKLDDHTRAKHVILRKYLDAWLPILIREGRSGLLIDGFAGPGEYVGGEIGSPLIMISAYQQHRAASLQRGTVKFLFVELDPKRAAHLRQKLQAHLQYQPLPSTATYEVYTGRFVDAMTSLLASGCRRYDAMFVFIDPFGFSHAPMDVIRNLMACPRCEVLITFMHEEINRFLEADYRTKQQHYDSLFGTTAWQTITLDAPDVQTRQRRLHDLYRQQLLTVAGARYVRSFCMRNSRNTTDYFLFFATKHRRGMKEMKRAMWKVDPTGNFVFSDCTGMGQGFLLHNDDPAILAKEIYDHFRGKRVTVDDIEEFVIADTAFFKYKSSLSLLEEKGKIVVYGSEGRRKGTYSDLTMPVLFS; this comes from the coding sequence ATGGCTCCGCAGTCAGTGATCTGGAAGCTGGATGATCACACGCGTGCGAAACACGTCATTCTGCGCAAATACCTGGATGCCTGGCTCCCGATCCTTATCCGTGAGGGAAGAAGCGGATTGCTGATCGATGGTTTTGCCGGTCCGGGGGAGTACGTTGGAGGAGAAATCGGCTCGCCGCTCATTATGATCAGCGCGTATCAGCAGCATCGTGCTGCTTCTCTCCAACGGGGTACAGTGAAGTTTCTCTTTGTGGAGCTTGATCCAAAGCGGGCGGCTCATCTTCGACAGAAGCTCCAGGCCCATCTGCAGTACCAGCCGCTGCCGTCCACAGCGACCTACGAGGTATATACGGGCAGATTTGTAGATGCAATGACCAGTCTTCTGGCTAGCGGCTGCAGGCGCTATGATGCCATGTTTGTCTTTATCGATCCATTTGGCTTCTCCCATGCACCTATGGATGTTATTCGCAACCTGATGGCCTGCCCTCGCTGTGAGGTCTTGATCACCTTCATGCATGAGGAAATCAATCGTTTTCTGGAAGCTGATTACAGGACCAAGCAGCAACATTATGACTCCCTCTTCGGTACCACCGCATGGCAGACAATCACCCTTGATGCCCCCGATGTCCAGACACGGCAGCGGCGCCTGCACGACCTCTATCGCCAGCAGCTCTTAACTGTCGCTGGCGCTCGCTACGTGCGCTCATTCTGTATGCGCAATAGTAGAAATACAACTGATTATTTTCTCTTCTTTGCCACAAAGCATCGTCGAGGGATGAAAGAGATGAAACGGGCGATGTGGAAGGTTGACCCAACGGGTAACTTTGTCTTCTCCGACTGTACAGGAATGGGACAGGGATTCTTGCTTCATAACGATGATCCAGCAATTCTGGCTAAAGAGATTTACGATCATTTTAGAGGAAAAAGAGTTACTGTTGATGATATCGAAGAATTTGTTATTGCCGATACCGCATTTTTCAAGTATAAGTCGAGCCTGAGCCTGCTGGAAGAGAAGGGGAAGATTGTGGTCTATGGGTCGGAAGGGCGAAGGAAAGGCACCTACAGCGATCTGACCATGCCTGTCCTGTTTAGCTAG